In Theileria parva strain Muguga chromosome 4 map unlocalized ctg_529, whole genome shotgun sequence, one DNA window encodes the following:
- a CDS encoding SURF1 family protein — MTVVIFNKLLVSRISLNASSIKNRFHPFIYSTSYTRSYSAKIKNIKKKDELVKKTQENIVTFDDSDVIKCTKDQWLYKPTPREIKLFLDSKPIPTRPFDLENSVVIKLVDLHKEVTSPVKSTVYFSEYGIRKGETLTLVVTWLLCTSVCIYLGFWQLNRKKWKEQIIAFREKALNSPKIIINSLSDIIDHSRNHDDGLDGLFYRVVEAHGVLDTKQQFLVGPRKSLVHEHGKEFGFNVLYPLRFNDGSAILVNMGWLNSDELFDNNIGSEWVTVRGVLVSGEITENLIPSIKYKTLSLIENLIHGLTGYKLGLTESINRPSNLTCEDSRKVYRYMDPESIGAELFSKYPDITKKYILSVYDSYFDDDKPSLDVDSGATSNDSFLKRLLNNTILTSKYNSNPHIDRPGPYRFKFQRKQKSDYLLFYADPGTHFNYALQWFLIGFSITALSLYKFLRIHRVLRNLTP, encoded by the coding sequence ATGACTGTTGTTATCTTCAACAAACTATTAGTCAGTAGAATTTCCTTAAACGCTTCTTCTATAAAAAATAGATTCCACCcttttatttattccaCTTCATACACACGTTCATACTCTGctaagataaaaaatattaaaaaaaaaGATGAATTGGTTAAGAAAACCCAGGAAAACATTGTAACATTTGATGATTCTGATGTTATAAAGTGCACTAAGGACCAATGGCTTTATAAGCCAACCCCCAGGGagattaaattattcctCGATTCTAAACCTATTCCCACCAGACCCTTTGATTTAGAAAACAGCGTTGTAATTAAACTCGTTGATCTTCATAAAGAAGTTACTTCTCCAGTGAAATCCACTGTTTATTTCAGTGAATATGGAATCAGAAAGGGTGAAACACTAACTTTGGTTGTTACATGGCTTTTATGCACATCAGTTTGCATTTACTTGGGATTTTGGCAGCTGAATCGAAAGAAATGGAAGGAACAGATTATAGCTTTCAGAGAAAAAGCACTTAACTCAcctaaaattatcataaaCTCACTTTCTGACATTATTGATCATTCTAGAAACCATGACGATGGCCTTGATGGATTATTCTATAGGGTTGTAGAAGCACACGGAGTCCTTGATACTAAACAACAGTTTTTAGTTGGACCTAGAAAATCACTAGTTCATGAGCATGGAAAGGAATTTGGATTTAATGTTCTGTATCCACTTAGATTTAATGATGGTTCAGCTATTCTTGTTAATATGGGATGGCTTAATTCTGATGAGttatttgataataatattggGTCAGAATGGGTCACTGTGAGAGGTGTATTGGTATCTGGTGAAATTACGGAAAATTTAATACCttcaataaaatataaaacacTATCTCTAATAGAAAACCTAATACATGGTCTAACTGGTTACAAACTAGGCTTAACTGAGTCCATCAATAGGCCTTCCAACCTAACTTGTGAGGACTCTAGAAAAGTATACAGATACATGGATCCTGAGTCAATAGGTGCTGAGTTATTTTCAAAGTATCCTGATATTACAAAAAAATACATACTTAGTGTATATGACTCATATTTCGATGATGATAAACCATCCCTTGACGTGGACAGTGGTGCTACTTCAAATGACAGTTTTCTCAAAAGGCTCCTAAATAATACCATTTTAACCTCTAAATATAACTCTAATCCACACATTGATCGTCCTGGACCTTATAGATTCAAATTTCAGAGAAAACAAAAGAGTGATTACCTACTTTTTTATGCTGACCCTGGCACACACTTTAACTACGCATTACAATGGTTCCTTATAGGTTTCTCCATAACAGCTTTGTCTCtctataaatttttaagaATTCACAGAGTTTTAAGGAATTTAACTccttaa
- a CDS encoding zinc-RING finger domain protein, which yields MLSASDSGSDSNFSSINRYSFDPSRDYLDRYNFSPNSEDSKYTANSNGISGESSECHSVSADDSDAQDLNSENERQRDPMAQTTDLLTTSFDIPEFDRDILEGECYSENLFGDGNRHTYNDNSPVSSYRVTSDTRDDCEIVDIVRANPRGNIIDLVTLDESNSSIERRNSHSTPILVEDSNTNEASSSSSSSGPASSDDVTVIQSSSPNSNRRVKRKSDDCIMGPIRWVDKRQAQFPFDYMSNRHISKAYKFFDTDSSWDSKIIEDLEFLFKCPICYSTITRFRSGKVPNENDKVIYSTKCGHLFCFECIERVKSRRECSICRKSLRERNPCHVVFP from the exons ATGCTTTCTGCCTCTGACAGCGGGTCTGACTCTAACTTTTCCTCCATAAATCGTTATTCTTTTGATCCATCTCGAGACTATCTTGATC GATACAATTTCTCTCCAAACTCAGAAGATTCTAAATATACTGCAAACTCAAATGGAATTTcag gtGAATCTTCGGAATGTCATTCAGTATCAGCAGATGACTCTGATGCGCAAGATTTGAATTCTGAAAATGAACGTCAACGAGATCCGATGGCGCAGACGACTGATCTTTTGACTACCTCATTTGATATTCCCGAATTTGACCGTGATATTTTGGAAGGAGAATGTTATTCTGAAAACCTGTTTGGAGATGGAAATCGACACACCTATAATGATAATTCACCTGTTTCTAGTTACCGAGTTACCTCTGATACCAGAGATGACTGTGAAATTGTGGATATAGTTAGGGCAAATCCCCGCGGAAACATAATTGACTTAGTTACCTTGGATGAATCAAACAGTTCAATCGAACGTCGAAATTCTCATTCAACCCCTATTCTTGTTGAAGACTCTAATACCAATGAAGCTTCAAGTTCCTCTAGTTCCAGTGGTCCTGCATCAAGTGATGATGTGACAGTTATACAAAGCTCTTCCCCAAATAGTAACCGAAGAGTGAAGCGAAAGAGTGACGACTGTATTATGGGACCGATTCGGTGGGTTGATAAGAGGCAGGCTCAATTCCCCTTCGATTACATGTCAAACCGACACATTTCAAAAGcttataaattttttgacACTGACAGTTCTTGGGATTCTAAGATCATTGAAGACTTGGAATTTTTGTTCAAATGTCCTATTTGCTACTCTACAATTACCAGATTCAGATCAGGGAAGGTCCCtaatgaaaatgataagGTTATTTATTCCACCAAGTGTGGCCACTTATTCTGCTTTGAATGCATTGAACGTGTAAAGTCACGT